One Brassica oleracea var. oleracea cultivar TO1000 chromosome C7, BOL, whole genome shotgun sequence genomic window carries:
- the LOC106304796 gene encoding methyl-CpG-binding domain protein 4-like protein, whose translation MMAHQVKFHMPNDDSSVTRTRRASPNHLNDRPSSECDGSNCQEKGTRNSFVSCRSLDDLLSECTYKGVRRKTWNGFGSKTRTKLVTSGNTVKDDSDSVFESHSERQECSESLTQVRRVSPYFQHKQGCNSDSESSKTQSGSSTRKAKVQRVSPYLQASTRKTCSKAQPKVRKVSPYFQGSTVPNQPRDMRQYFKVVKVSRYFHGLSAQVNESQKEIPRRARKTPLVSPSLSQSQKTDEAYLRKTPDNTWVPPPSPCNLLQEDHWHDPWRVLVICMLLNKTSGAQTRGVISDLFALCPNAKTATKVEEKEIETLIKPLGLQNKRSKMIKRFSLEYLQESWTHVTQLHGVGKYAADAYAIFCNGKWDCVRPDDHMLNYYWEFLRIRFRL comes from the exons ATGATGGCTCATCAAGTGAAATTTCATATGCCTAACGATGATAGTTCAGTGACGAGGACTCGTCGGGCCTCGCCTAACCATTTAAACGACAGACCCAGCTCCGAG TGTGATGGTAGTAATTGCCAGGAGAAGGGGACAAGAAACAGTTTTGTTTCGTGTAGAAGTTTGGATGATTTGTTGTCTGAGTGTACTTATAAAGGTGTGAGGAGGAAGACATGGAATGGGTTTGGAAGTAAAACCAGAACTAAGCTTGTTACTTCAGGGAACACAGTAAAGGATGATAGTGATAGTGTTTTTGAATCTCACAGTGAAAGACAAGAATGTAGTGAATCTCTGACTCAAGTAAGAAGAGTTTCTCCGTACTTCCAGCACAAACAAGGGTGTAATTCTGATAGTGAGTCTTCTAAAACGCAAAGTGGAAGCAGTACTAGGAAAGCTAAAGTCCAAAGAGTTTCTCCATACTTGCAGGCATCAACTAGGAAAACATGCAGCAAAGCTCAACCTAAAGTCCGAAAAGTTTCTCCATACTTCCAGGGATCAACTGTTCCAAACCAGCCAAGAGATATGCGTCAATACTTTAAGGTCGTGAAAGTTTCAAGATATTTCCATGGCCTGTCTGCCCAAGTAAATGAATCACAAAAGGAGATACCAAGAAGGGCGAGGAAAACTCCTCTTGTGAGTCCTTCTCTGTCTCAGTCTCAGAAGACTGATGAGGCATACCTGCGGAAAACGCCTGATAACACATGGGTGCCTCCGCCATCTCCATGTAATCTACTTCAAGAAGATCACTGGCATGATCCATGGCGGGTGCTGGTCATATGTATGCTTCTCAACAAAACTTCTGGTGCACAG ACGCGGGGGGTGATATCAGACCTGTTTGCGCTGTGTCCTAATGCAAAGACTGCTACAAAAGTCGAAGAGAAAGAGATAGAGACTCTGATAAAGCCTCTTGGACTACAGAATAAGAGATCCAAAATGATAAAACGGTTTTCTCTCGAGTATCTTCAAGAGAGCTGGACTCATGTGACTCAACTGCATGGCGTTGGAAA GTATGCAGCGGATGCGTATGCCATATTCTGTAATGGGAAGTGGGATTGTGTGAGACCTGATGATCATATGCTAAACTATTACTGGGAATTCCTCAGGATTCGGTTTAGGTTATGA